A single genomic interval of Armigeres subalbatus isolate Guangzhou_Male chromosome 1, GZ_Asu_2, whole genome shotgun sequence harbors:
- the LOC134206683 gene encoding pre-mRNA-splicing factor 18 yields MDILKAEIARKRKLLEDKKLVDGKKKFFKRGELLAQEQDEYNQKFGQQASGSAETQANSIDGEKSPTKDSRFDFRNLPRSEVIRKLRERGEPIFLFGESEADSCSRLHLLEISAPEVNRGFRNDFQEAMEQVDEEYLNEILTSNGTGLSKGKSSNEDYAIEDSVSYESIQEMAVRLGRSGKEHDMHVITTLIQFMLKMWNDQLNSGTSAERTATRWKIARATFEQTRLYLKPLLRKLRNKSIPEDILDSLTDITKSLLKRDYIHASDAYLTMAIGNAPWPIGVTMVGIHARTGREKIFSKNVAHVMNDETQRKYIQGLKRLMTKMQDFFPTDPSRCVEYVSKKDRVD; encoded by the exons ATGGATATACTGAAAGCAGAAATTGCTCGCAAACGTAAACTTCTGGAGGACAAAAAGCTCGTG GACGGaaagaaaaagtttttcaaaCGAGGAGAATTGCTGGCTCAGGAACAAGACGAATATAACCAGAAATTCGGCCAACAAGCGAGTGGTAGTGCAGAAACTCAGGCAAATAGCATAGACGGCGAAAAATCACCTACCAAAGATTCGAGGTTCGATTTCCGAAACCTTCCCCGTTCCGAAGTGATCCGCAAGTTACGAGAGCGTGGCGAACCGATTTTTCTGTTCGGGGAGTCTGAGGCGGATTCCTGTTCGCGGCTGCATCTCTTGGAAATCTCGGCTCCAGAGGTGAACCGTGGCTTTAGAAATGATTTTCAGGAAGCCATGGAGCAAGTTGACGAGGAATATCTGAATGAAATTTTAACTTCCAATGGCACTGGATTAAGCAAGGGGAAAAGTTCGAATGAGGATTACGCTATCGAGGATTCAGTAAGCTACGAGTCGATACAAGAGATGGCTGTTCGTCTTGGGAGAAGTGGCAAAGAACATGATATGCACGTGATTACTACGCTGATACAGTTTATGCTGAAAATGTGGAACGATCAGTTGAATTCAGGGACTTCTGCGGAACGAACAGCGACAAGATGGAAGATTGCGAGAGCTACGTTTGAGCAGACTCGTCTTTATTTGAAGCCGTTGCTGAGAAAATTGCGCAATAAAAGTATACCGGAGGACATTTTAGACAGTTTGACAGATATCACTAAAAGCCTGCTGAAGAGAGATTACATCCATGCAAGTGATGCGTATCTTACAATGGCCATCGGCAACGCCCCCTGGCCAATTGGTGTTACTATGGTTGGTATCCATGCTCGTACTGGTCGTGAGAAAATCTTCTCTAAAAATGTGGCTCATGTAATGAACGATGAAACTCAACGTAAGTACATACAAGGACTAAAACGACTGATGACCAaaatgcaagattttttccctaccGATCCATCTAGGTGTGTAGAGTACGTTAGCAAGAAGGATAGAGTAGATTAA